The following proteins are encoded in a genomic region of Gemmatimonadaceae bacterium:
- the aroQ gene encoding type II 3-dehydroquinate dehydratase produces MAVLHGPNLNLLGEREPAVYGTTTLSEIDARLSALARAHGAAVETFQANGEGELIDTIHGWRGGRVQGALVNAGAFTHTSLALRDALTAVRVPFVEVHLSNIYAREPERRHSMLAPAALGVVCGFGARSYELALQALLAHLSPS; encoded by the coding sequence ATCGCGGTGCTGCACGGGCCGAACCTGAACCTGCTTGGTGAACGCGAACCGGCGGTGTACGGCACCACGACGTTGTCGGAGATCGACGCCCGCCTGTCGGCGCTGGCCCGGGCCCACGGCGCGGCCGTGGAGACGTTCCAGGCGAACGGCGAAGGGGAGCTGATCGACACCATCCACGGCTGGCGTGGTGGTCGCGTGCAGGGCGCGCTGGTGAACGCCGGCGCCTTCACGCACACCTCGCTCGCGCTGCGCGATGCACTCACGGCCGTGCGCGTGCCCTTCGTGGAGGTGCACCTGTCGAACATCTATGCGCGCGAGCCGGAGCGGCGGCATTCAATGCTCGCGCCGGCGGCGCTGGGCGTGGTGTGCGGCTTCGGCGCGCGGAGCTACGAGCTGGCGCTGCAGGCGCTGCTGGCGCACCTGTCGCCGTCGTGA
- the accB gene encoding acetyl-CoA carboxylase biotin carboxyl carrier protein, whose protein sequence is MIDLRYLKKVLEMLDESTVDSLEITSDKGMKLRVSKSPAQRGGAVLGTHMVSAPPMAAAPAAAAPAAPAPGAGEATKAASSLLEVKSPMVGTFYAKPEPGANPYASVGTRVTKGQILCIIEAMKIMNEIECDVSGTVVDVMVQDSSAVEYGQVLFRVDPNG, encoded by the coding sequence ATGATCGACCTGCGCTACCTCAAGAAAGTCCTCGAGATGCTCGACGAATCGACCGTCGACTCCCTGGAGATCACCTCCGACAAGGGGATGAAGCTCCGTGTCTCGAAGAGCCCCGCACAGCGCGGAGGCGCGGTGCTTGGCACGCACATGGTGTCGGCGCCGCCGATGGCCGCTGCGCCGGCCGCAGCGGCACCGGCCGCGCCCGCGCCGGGCGCCGGCGAGGCCACCAAGGCCGCCTCGTCACTGCTCGAGGTGAAGTCGCCGATGGTCGGCACCTTCTACGCGAAGCCGGAACCGGGGGCGAATCCCTACGCCTCGGTCGGCACCCGAGTCACCAAGGGGCAGATCCTCTGCATCATCGAGGCGATGAAGATCATGAACGAGATCGAGTGCGATGTGTCCGGCACCGTCGTCGACGTCATGGTGCAGGACTCCTCGGCGGTCGAGTATGGACAGGTCCTCTTCCGCGTCGACCCCAATGGCTGA
- the accC gene encoding acetyl-CoA carboxylase biotin carboxylase subunit produces the protein MFKKVLIANRGEIALRVIRACRELGIQTVAVYSEADRDSLHVRFADDDVCIGPAAGRESYLKIPRIIAAAEITGADAIHPGYGFLAENAEFSETCTASGITFIGPTAHQIRVMGDKASARKAMSECGVPIVPGTPGPVEDVDEALAFAESIGFPVIIKASAGGGGKGMRVAKDADDFARSFNLARSEALSAFGNGDVYVEKYLLKPRHIEFQILGDTHGNCVHLGERDCSVQRRHQKLIEEAPSPAMSPDLRLRMGADAVRGAKAIDYVGAGTIEMLLDTDGSYYFMEMNTRIQVEHPVTEMLTGVDLVQEQIRVAAGLPLRVTELPALRGHVIECRVNAEDPMRNFQPSPGRINTFHPPGGPGVRIDSHVYAGYTVPPYYDSLLAKLIVQAPTRAEAVKRMQVALESFIIEGPTTTIPFLAKVMQNATFQSGDFDTKFLERETDLFAKE, from the coding sequence ATGTTCAAGAAAGTCCTGATCGCCAATCGTGGGGAGATCGCGCTGCGGGTGATCCGTGCCTGCCGTGAGCTGGGGATCCAGACGGTGGCGGTGTACTCGGAGGCGGATCGCGACTCGCTGCACGTGCGCTTCGCGGACGACGACGTCTGCATCGGCCCGGCCGCGGGGCGTGAGAGCTACCTGAAGATCCCGCGGATCATCGCGGCGGCGGAGATCACGGGGGCCGACGCCATCCATCCGGGGTACGGCTTCCTCGCCGAGAACGCGGAGTTCAGCGAGACCTGCACCGCGTCGGGGATCACGTTCATCGGCCCGACGGCACACCAGATCCGGGTGATGGGTGACAAGGCATCGGCGCGCAAGGCGATGTCGGAGTGCGGGGTCCCGATCGTGCCGGGCACGCCCGGCCCGGTGGAGGACGTCGACGAGGCGCTCGCCTTCGCGGAGTCGATCGGCTTCCCGGTCATCATCAAGGCGTCGGCCGGCGGCGGCGGCAAGGGCATGCGCGTGGCCAAGGATGCCGACGACTTCGCGCGCAGCTTCAACCTCGCGCGCAGCGAGGCGCTGTCGGCGTTCGGCAACGGCGACGTCTACGTCGAGAAGTACCTCCTGAAGCCGCGGCACATCGAGTTCCAGATCCTCGGCGACACGCACGGCAACTGCGTGCACCTCGGGGAGCGCGACTGCTCCGTGCAGCGGCGCCACCAGAAGCTGATCGAGGAGGCACCGTCGCCGGCGATGTCGCCGGACCTGCGCCTGCGCATGGGCGCGGACGCGGTGCGCGGGGCGAAGGCGATCGACTACGTCGGTGCGGGCACGATCGAGATGCTGCTCGACACGGACGGGTCGTACTACTTCATGGAGATGAACACGCGCATCCAGGTCGAGCACCCGGTGACGGAGATGCTGACGGGCGTGGACCTGGTGCAGGAGCAGATCCGCGTGGCCGCCGGGTTGCCGCTGCGCGTGACGGAACTGCCGGCCCTGCGCGGGCACGTGATCGAGTGCCGCGTGAACGCGGAGGACCCGATGCGCAACTTCCAGCCGTCGCCGGGGCGGATCAACACCTTCCACCCGCCCGGTGGCCCGGGCGTGCGCATCGACAGCCATGTCTACGCCGGCTACACCGTGCCGCCGTACTACGACTCGCTGCTGGCCAAGCTGATCGTGCAGGCGCCGACGCGTGCCGAGGCGGTGAAGCGGATGCAGGTGGCGCTGGAGAGCTTCATCATCGAGGGACCGACGACGACGATCCCGTTCCTCGCCAAGGTCATGCAGAACGCCACGTTCCAGTCCGGCGACTTCGACACGAAGTTCCTCGAGCGCGAGACCGACCTCTTCGCGAAGGAGTGA
- a CDS encoding DNA translocase FtsK, which produces MKREMSGVGLLLLGVFLAGLLMTYAISTDGGLLEVRGAFGAIGAAIVAPLVTILGWSGVVVLPVLPAVHGLRLLGRLDRGEDRSWLWFMGGVLLLAPIGFALGLRVGRETSLVAGVWGGMVAFYLTKFVGYVGAWLAVLAALSGLTIGTLAWNPILALFDRAPKVAAALTPTRGDPSLAALAMAPPPEEMPAIESFAGPSLARDPGAPASRSRTRAPVASGDDDALDEADGSEVWERDDEAAEEPEAVVMPAAPAAKARAAPASREQRVTAAIEATAVPDDDDASTLLPPTSLLTEPPPRNVDANRRELDASGVRLMAALKTFRVEGQLVGRTTGPTVTQFEVEPAAGVKVRQFASLSNDLALAMRANSIRIVAPIPGKGAVGIEVPNPNPEMVAFREIVEHPEYSSARAALPVALGKDLEGRPVIADLAKMPHLLIAGATGSGKSVCVNTIITSLIYRHTPATLRFLMVDPKMVELSVYNTLPHLRHKVITDNRDAAAVLKWAVLEMQDRYALLAANGCRNVQDFNRRVTEGARLQKPRNPEVAFEVNTYDGGILPYIVVIIDEMADLMMTVQGEVETPIAMLAQKARAIGIHLILATQRPSVNVITGLIKANFPSRIAFRVASQIDSRTILDGSGAESLLGNGDMLFLPPGKSEPGRLQGAYLSSEETERLMHWYDAQRARADAEREAAGEVVVAAVAEPDILEQIRAREAADAGGADEDPDTVDRDKLFREAAELCIQHQGGSTSLLQRRLKIGYGRAARIIDQLHFAGILGPPDGSKPRDVLKGFQDLDEICG; this is translated from the coding sequence GTGAAGCGCGAGATGAGCGGCGTCGGGCTGCTGCTGCTCGGTGTGTTCCTGGCCGGCCTGCTGATGACGTACGCGATCAGCACCGACGGCGGCCTGCTCGAGGTGCGTGGCGCGTTCGGCGCCATCGGCGCGGCCATCGTGGCCCCGCTGGTGACGATCCTCGGCTGGAGCGGCGTGGTCGTCCTGCCGGTGCTGCCAGCGGTGCACGGGCTCCGGCTGCTCGGCCGGCTCGACCGGGGCGAGGACCGCAGCTGGCTCTGGTTCATGGGTGGCGTGCTGCTGCTGGCTCCGATCGGCTTCGCGCTCGGCCTCCGCGTGGGCCGCGAGACGAGCCTCGTCGCCGGTGTCTGGGGCGGGATGGTCGCGTTCTACCTCACGAAGTTCGTGGGGTATGTGGGCGCGTGGCTCGCGGTGCTGGCGGCACTCTCGGGGCTGACGATCGGGACGCTGGCGTGGAACCCGATCCTCGCGCTCTTCGATCGCGCCCCGAAGGTTGCGGCCGCGCTCACGCCGACCCGTGGCGACCCGTCGCTGGCGGCGCTCGCCATGGCCCCGCCGCCGGAGGAGATGCCGGCCATCGAGAGCTTTGCCGGCCCATCGCTGGCGCGTGATCCGGGGGCACCCGCGTCGCGGTCGCGCACACGGGCGCCTGTCGCGTCGGGCGACGACGATGCGCTCGACGAGGCGGATGGCTCGGAGGTCTGGGAGCGGGATGACGAGGCGGCCGAGGAGCCGGAGGCTGTCGTCATGCCCGCCGCGCCCGCCGCGAAGGCTCGCGCGGCGCCGGCATCGCGCGAGCAGCGCGTGACCGCGGCGATCGAGGCGACCGCCGTGCCGGATGACGACGATGCGAGCACGTTGCTGCCGCCGACGTCCCTGCTCACCGAACCGCCGCCGCGGAACGTGGACGCCAACCGGCGCGAGCTGGATGCGAGCGGCGTGCGCCTGATGGCGGCGCTGAAGACGTTCCGCGTGGAGGGGCAGCTGGTGGGTCGCACCACGGGCCCGACGGTGACGCAATTCGAGGTGGAGCCGGCGGCGGGGGTGAAGGTACGGCAGTTCGCGTCGCTGTCGAACGACCTGGCGCTGGCGATGCGCGCCAACAGCATCCGCATCGTCGCACCGATCCCGGGGAAGGGCGCCGTGGGCATCGAGGTGCCGAACCCGAACCCGGAGATGGTGGCGTTCCGCGAGATCGTCGAGCACCCGGAGTACAGCTCGGCGCGCGCGGCGCTGCCGGTGGCGCTGGGCAAGGACCTCGAGGGCCGGCCGGTGATCGCGGACCTGGCGAAGATGCCACACCTGCTGATCGCGGGGGCGACGGGCTCGGGCAAGTCGGTGTGCGTGAACACGATCATCACCTCGCTGATCTACCGCCACACCCCCGCCACGCTGCGGTTCCTGATGGTGGACCCGAAGATGGTCGAGCTCTCGGTGTACAACACGCTGCCGCACCTGCGGCACAAGGTGATCACCGACAACCGCGACGCGGCGGCGGTGCTGAAGTGGGCGGTGCTGGAGATGCAGGACCGGTACGCGCTGCTGGCCGCCAACGGCTGTCGCAACGTGCAGGACTTCAACCGGCGCGTCACCGAGGGCGCGCGCCTGCAGAAGCCGCGCAACCCGGAGGTGGCGTTCGAGGTGAACACCTATGACGGCGGGATCCTGCCGTACATCGTGGTGATCATCGACGAGATGGCCGACCTGATGATGACGGTGCAGGGGGAGGTGGAGACGCCGATCGCGATGCTGGCGCAGAAGGCGCGAGCGATCGGGATCCACCTGATCCTGGCGACGCAGCGGCCGAGCGTGAACGTGATCACGGGCCTGATCAAGGCGAACTTCCCGAGCCGGATCGCGTTCCGCGTGGCGAGCCAGATCGACAGCCGCACGATCCTCGACGGCTCGGGGGCGGAGTCGCTGCTGGGCAACGGCGACATGCTGTTCCTGCCGCCCGGCAAGTCGGAGCCGGGGCGCCTGCAGGGGGCATACCTCTCCAGTGAGGAGACGGAGCGCCTGATGCACTGGTACGACGCGCAGCGGGCACGCGCCGATGCCGAGCGCGAGGCGGCGGGCGAGGTGGTGGTGGCTGCGGTGGCGGAGCCGGACATCCTGGAGCAGATCCGCGCACGGGAGGCGGCGGATGCCGGCGGGGCGGACGAGGATCCGGACACCGTGGACCGCGACAAGCTGTTCCGGGAGGCCGCGGAGCTCTGCATCCAGCACCAGGGCGGGAGCACGTCGCTGCTGCAGCGCCGGCTCAAGATCGGCTACGGCCGTGCCGCACGCATCATCGACCAGCTGCACTTCGCGGGCATCCTCGGACCGCCGGACGGGAGCAAGCCGCGCGACGTGCTGAAGGGCTTCCAGGACCTGGACGAGATCTGCGGGTGA
- a CDS encoding YraN family protein, translated as MTQTKAQALGALGERIAERWLVRDGWQVVDRRWRSGRRDLDLVAIRGNVVAFVEVKTRRSTWSGGPVEAVNWRKQRELTRSAQAWIDQRGTLVAPAPAVFRFDVVGVVASRERVGVCHVTAAFPAFQAAQ; from the coding sequence ATGACACAGACCAAGGCACAGGCGCTTGGCGCCCTCGGAGAGCGCATCGCGGAGCGGTGGCTGGTCCGCGATGGCTGGCAGGTGGTGGACCGGCGGTGGCGGTCGGGTCGGCGGGACCTGGACCTGGTGGCGATCCGCGGGAACGTGGTGGCGTTCGTGGAGGTGAAGACGCGTCGCAGCACGTGGTCGGGGGGGCCGGTGGAGGCGGTCAACTGGCGGAAGCAGCGCGAGCTGACCCGATCGGCGCAGGCGTGGATCGACCAGCGCGGGACGCTGGTGGCGCCGGCGCCGGCGGTGTTCCGGTTCGACGTGGTGGGGGTGGTGGCGAGCCGGGAACGGGTCGGGGTGTGTCACGTGACGGCCGCCTTCCCGGCGTTCCAGGCGGCGCAGTGA
- the recA gene encoding recombinase RecA has product MAIADDNKKKALALAVAQIEKNCGKGSIMRLGMDTRVKVDAIPTGAINLDAAIGIGGVPRGRVTEIYGPESSGKTTLCLHVVANAQKLGGVAAFIDAEHALDTEYARKLGVDVENLLISQPDTGEQALEICEILVRSGAVDVIVIDSVAALVPKAEIEGDMGDSFVGLQARLMSQALRKLTGAIARSNTSVIFINQLREKIGVMFGSPETTTGGKALKFYASLRLDIRRIGPVKDKEDVVGSHVRVKVVKNKVAPPFRQAEFDIMYAEGISHASLVLDIAAESNIIEKSGSWYSYKGQRIGQGRENAKMFLKDNTELLGELEELVKGVLGMKMTEQPVIPPDADGEE; this is encoded by the coding sequence ATGGCGATTGCTGACGACAACAAGAAGAAGGCGCTGGCGCTGGCCGTGGCGCAGATCGAGAAGAACTGCGGCAAGGGCTCCATCATGCGTCTCGGGATGGACACGCGGGTGAAGGTGGATGCGATCCCGACGGGGGCGATCAACCTGGATGCGGCGATCGGGATCGGCGGGGTGCCTCGCGGGCGCGTGACGGAGATCTACGGGCCGGAATCGAGCGGCAAGACGACGCTCTGCCTGCACGTGGTGGCGAATGCGCAGAAGCTCGGGGGCGTGGCCGCGTTCATCGATGCCGAGCATGCGCTGGACACCGAGTATGCGCGGAAGCTCGGGGTGGACGTCGAGAACCTGCTGATCAGCCAGCCGGACACGGGCGAGCAGGCGCTGGAGATCTGCGAGATCCTGGTGCGAAGCGGGGCGGTGGACGTGATCGTGATCGACTCGGTGGCGGCGCTGGTGCCGAAGGCGGAGATCGAGGGTGACATGGGCGACAGCTTCGTCGGCCTGCAGGCGCGCCTGATGAGCCAGGCGCTGCGGAAGCTGACGGGCGCGATCGCGCGGTCGAACACGTCGGTGATCTTCATCAACCAGCTGCGCGAGAAGATCGGCGTGATGTTCGGCAGCCCGGAGACGACCACGGGCGGCAAGGCGCTGAAGTTCTACGCCTCGCTGCGGCTGGACATCCGTCGCATCGGGCCGGTGAAGGACAAGGAGGACGTGGTGGGGTCGCACGTGCGGGTGAAGGTGGTGAAGAACAAGGTGGCGCCGCCGTTCCGGCAGGCGGAGTTCGACATCATGTATGCGGAGGGGATCAGCCACGCATCGCTGGTGCTCGACATCGCGGCCGAGAGCAACATCATCGAGAAGAGCGGGTCGTGGTACAGCTACAAGGGGCAGCGGATCGGCCAGGGTCGCGAGAACGCGAAGATGTTCCTGAAGGACAACACGGAGCTGCTGGGCGAGCTCGAGGAGCTGGTGAAGGGCGTCCTGGGCATGAAGATGACCGAGCAGCCGGTGATTCCGCCGGACGCTGACGGCGAGGAGTAG
- a CDS encoding aminopeptidase P family protein has translation MTRPDHAARVSRLVDSMAEHHLDGLLVSSLANVRYLTGFSGSNALVFVTARGSVTLVTDFRYQTQVVDEVDGLARVVIASSSLWTDLWAVLSTLPGLEVVGFESAHLLHRDFERLLGDGARWQWRPSRDLIEALRERKDAAEVALIEAAAGMATAALAATLPQIRAGQSETAIAGILEKALRDTGSEGYPFATIVASGPRSALPHARSSERTVELGDFLLIDFGAIHAGYCSDITRTVVIGVASPEQRTLYDAVRVSQEKACTEVRAGMRGREADAIARDYLKSVGLADAFGHSLGHGIGLEVHEGPRLATSADAILPLDAVVTVEPGVYRAGWGGVRIEDDVLLSATGPRRLTEFPRELLELT, from the coding sequence GTGACGCGACCCGACCACGCCGCCAGGGTCAGCAGGCTGGTGGACTCGATGGCGGAGCACCACCTGGATGGCCTGCTGGTGTCGAGCCTCGCGAACGTGCGCTACCTGACGGGGTTCTCGGGCAGCAACGCCCTCGTGTTCGTGACGGCGCGCGGGTCGGTCACGCTCGTCACCGACTTCCGCTACCAGACGCAGGTGGTGGATGAGGTGGACGGCCTCGCGCGCGTGGTGATCGCGAGCAGCAGCCTGTGGACCGACCTGTGGGCCGTGCTCTCGACGCTCCCGGGGCTCGAGGTGGTGGGGTTCGAGAGCGCGCACCTGCTGCATCGTGACTTCGAGCGGCTGCTCGGTGACGGGGCGCGATGGCAGTGGCGTCCGTCGCGCGACCTGATCGAGGCGCTGCGCGAGCGCAAGGATGCCGCGGAGGTCGCATTGATCGAGGCCGCGGCAGGGATGGCGACCGCGGCACTGGCGGCGACGCTGCCGCAGATCCGGGCGGGCCAGAGTGAGACGGCGATTGCGGGGATCCTGGAGAAGGCGCTGCGCGACACCGGCAGCGAGGGCTATCCCTTCGCGACGATCGTGGCCTCGGGCCCGCGATCGGCGTTGCCGCATGCCCGCAGTTCGGAGCGAACGGTCGAGCTCGGTGATTTCCTGCTGATCGACTTCGGTGCGATCCACGCCGGGTACTGCTCGGACATCACGCGCACGGTCGTGATCGGGGTAGCTTCTCCGGAGCAGAGGACCCTGTATGATGCGGTCCGCGTGTCGCAGGAGAAGGCATGCACCGAGGTGCGGGCCGGGATGCGCGGTCGTGAAGCCGATGCGATTGCTCGTGATTACCTGAAGTCGGTGGGGCTGGCAGACGCGTTCGGGCACTCGCTCGGGCACGGCATCGGCCTCGAAGTGCATGAAGGCCCGCGCCTGGCCACGTCGGCCGACGCGATCCTCCCGCTCGATGCGGTGGTGACAGTCGAGCCGGGTGTGTATCGTGCAGGGTGGGGCGGCGTGCGCATCGAGGATGATGTGCTCCTCTCCGCGACCGGCCCCCGTCGATTGACCGAATTCCCCCGCGAGCTGCTGGAACTCACCTGA
- a CDS encoding PilT/PilU family type 4a pilus ATPase yields MADPTAAGGNPTVGDKPISGHGKQLSAQLRSWLAALIERDGSDLHLKVGRPPTIRLAGDLVGLDHPSLKAEDLSALAEQIMPQRYLKEFQQTREADFAIGVSGIGRFRVNAYQQRGTVSFALRGIPYQTRTATELHLPSVVEELALRPRGLVLVTGITGSGKSTALAAMIHHVNQHRSANIITIEDPVEFLHRDMRSHVSQREVGTDTLSFSSALRRVLRQDPDVILIGEIRDLDTLDTALKAADTGHLVFSTLHTTDASSTIARILSFYPPHQQAEVRFNLANALAGIISLRLVPRKDGKGRVPACEVLVNTAAVRDKIRDPAASLDIIELIKDGTVQYGMQTFDQSLLSWYTRGVISYDQALFYATNPSEFALQIQGVGSASDTSWDAFRNAQA; encoded by the coding sequence ATGGCTGACCCGACGGCGGCTGGCGGGAACCCGACGGTCGGTGACAAGCCGATCAGCGGGCACGGGAAGCAGCTCTCGGCGCAGCTGCGCAGCTGGCTCGCGGCGCTGATCGAGCGGGACGGCTCCGACCTGCACCTGAAGGTCGGGCGGCCGCCGACGATCCGGCTCGCGGGTGACCTCGTCGGCCTCGATCATCCCTCGCTGAAGGCCGAGGATCTCTCGGCACTGGCGGAGCAGATCATGCCGCAGCGCTACCTCAAGGAGTTCCAGCAGACGCGCGAGGCCGACTTCGCGATCGGCGTCTCGGGCATCGGCCGGTTCCGCGTGAATGCGTACCAGCAGCGCGGCACGGTGTCGTTCGCGCTCCGCGGCATCCCGTACCAGACGCGCACCGCGACGGAGCTGCACCTGCCGTCGGTGGTCGAGGAGCTGGCGCTCCGGCCGCGCGGGCTGGTGCTCGTCACCGGCATCACCGGGTCGGGGAAGAGCACCGCGCTGGCCGCGATGATCCACCACGTGAACCAGCATCGCTCGGCGAACATCATCACGATCGAGGACCCTGTCGAGTTCCTGCACCGCGACATGCGGAGCCACGTGAGCCAGCGCGAGGTGGGGACGGACACGCTGAGCTTCAGCTCCGCGCTCCGCCGCGTGCTGCGCCAGGACCCCGACGTGATCCTGATCGGCGAGATCCGCGACCTCGACACGCTCGACACGGCGCTCAAGGCGGCGGACACCGGGCACCTCGTGTTCTCGACGCTCCACACCACCGATGCGTCCTCGACCATCGCGCGCATCCTGAGCTTCTACCCGCCGCACCAGCAGGCGGAGGTGCGCTTCAACCTGGCCAATGCGCTGGCGGGGATCATCTCGCTGCGCCTGGTGCCGCGGAAGGACGGGAAGGGCCGCGTGCCCGCCTGCGAGGTGCTGGTCAACACGGCGGCAGTGCGCGACAAGATCCGCGACCCCGCGGCGTCACTCGACATCATCGAGCTGATCAAGGACGGGACCGTGCAGTACGGCATGCAGACGTTCGACCAGAGCCTGCTGTCGTGGTACACGCGCGGCGTGATCAGCTACGACCAGGCGCTGTTCTACGCGACCAACCCGAGCGAGTTCGCGCTGCAGATCCAGGGCGTCGGCTCGGCGAGCGACACGTCGTGGGATGCCTTCCGCAATGCCCAGGCCTGA
- a CDS encoding 2-phosphosulfolactate phosphatase: MRVDVYLAPSELTPAALDGRVVAVIDVLRATTTIAAALHAGARTVAPFVETEDAVRAARQFERGEVTLAGERNMVVIPGFHLGNSPLEFTSAAVKDRTVLLTTTNGTRALLAVEDAKAVYAASFVNFSVTVERLAAALAAGQPVAIVCAASEGEMALEDAGCAGRYVRRLRELHPATAGNDGAVLAELLAAHYGDDIVGLFGAASHGAALLAAGFDDDLHVCASVDLYPVLAEYRERAVRRAAPGAATARGA, translated from the coding sequence GTGCGTGTTGATGTCTACCTGGCCCCGTCGGAACTGACCCCGGCGGCGCTGGACGGGCGCGTGGTGGCGGTGATCGACGTGCTGCGTGCCACCACCACCATCGCCGCCGCCCTGCATGCCGGGGCGCGCACCGTGGCGCCGTTCGTGGAGACGGAGGACGCGGTGCGTGCGGCGAGGCAGTTCGAGCGCGGCGAGGTGACGCTGGCGGGCGAGCGCAACATGGTCGTGATCCCCGGCTTCCACCTTGGCAACAGTCCGCTCGAGTTCACGAGCGCGGCGGTGAAGGACCGGACCGTGCTCCTGACCACGACGAATGGCACGCGTGCGCTGCTGGCGGTCGAGGACGCGAAGGCGGTCTACGCGGCGAGCTTCGTGAACTTCTCGGTGACGGTCGAGCGCCTTGCGGCGGCGCTGGCGGCGGGGCAGCCGGTCGCGATCGTGTGTGCGGCGAGTGAGGGCGAGATGGCACTCGAGGACGCCGGCTGCGCGGGGCGGTACGTGCGCCGCCTGCGCGAACTGCACCCGGCGACCGCCGGGAACGACGGGGCCGTGCTCGCCGAGCTGCTGGCGGCGCACTACGGCGACGACATCGTGGGCCTGTTCGGCGCGGCGTCGCATGGAGCGGCACTGCTGGCGGCCGGCTTCGACGACGACCTGCACGTCTGCGCGTCGGTCGACCTCTACCCCGTGCTGGCGGAGTACCGTGAGCGCGCCGTGCGTCGGGCGGCACCGGGCGCGGCGACGGCCCGGGGGGCGTGA
- a CDS encoding RecX family transcriptional regulator — MRIADAGARGGMESERRGARYPATDDAVPSSRARAGERGAAARAQRRQGAAEVVLQPPVRVMGVAEDPRVKGRVRVRCQGAGGTVTLVIGASGVRAFNVRTGMVLDSVGWAALSREARVVHAQDAALRMLSTTRRSRRDLELRLRRREQDPTVIGDALGRLDALGLLNEDEFALAEAAAQLRNASRSSGAVKRRLRQRGVSADVVEAAVASVVESEGIDDAARCDEAATKRVRQLRGLDRQAAQRRLGGFLLRRGFSPDLVFAACRRALAGWGGAGAADTEADGEADGADEHT; from the coding sequence ATGCGCATCGCTGACGCGGGAGCACGCGGGGGGATGGAGTCGGAGCGGCGCGGGGCCCGGTACCCTGCGACGGACGACGCCGTCCCCTCGTCTCGTGCGCGGGCCGGCGAGCGCGGCGCGGCGGCCCGTGCGCAGCGTCGTCAGGGGGCGGCCGAGGTGGTGTTGCAACCGCCGGTGCGGGTGATGGGTGTGGCCGAGGATCCCCGGGTGAAGGGGCGGGTCCGTGTGCGCTGCCAGGGGGCCGGAGGAACGGTCACACTGGTTATCGGCGCCAGCGGGGTTCGCGCGTTCAACGTGCGGACGGGCATGGTCCTGGATTCGGTTGGCTGGGCGGCGCTCTCGCGAGAGGCGCGGGTGGTGCATGCGCAGGATGCGGCGCTCCGAATGCTGTCGACCACCCGGCGCAGCCGCCGTGACCTGGAGCTGCGCTTGCGGCGTCGGGAGCAGGATCCGACGGTGATCGGCGACGCGCTCGGGAGGCTCGACGCACTGGGGCTCCTGAACGAGGATGAGTTCGCCCTTGCCGAGGCGGCGGCGCAGTTGCGCAACGCATCGCGGAGCAGCGGGGCGGTGAAGCGCCGCCTTCGCCAGCGCGGGGTGTCGGCCGATGTCGTGGAGGCGGCCGTGGCCTCGGTGGTGGAGAGCGAGGGGATCGACGATGCGGCGCGATGTGACGAGGCGGCGACGAAGCGGGTGCGGCAGTTGCGTGGCCTGGATCGTCAGGCGGCGCAGCGGCGGCTGGGCGGATTCCTGCTGCGCCGGGGTTTCTCCCCCGACCTGGTGTTCGCGGCCTGCCGGCGGGCGCTGGCTGGCTGGGGCGGTGCCGGGGCCGCTGACACGGAAGCCGACGGCGAGGCGGACGGCGCCGACGAGCACACGTAG